Below is a genomic region from Ancylomarina subtilis.
TTGAGTCAGCGCCCAACCCGACACACTCAAATTAATTACATTATATCGATCATTCAACTTTTGATCCAACACAGTAGGATATTCCTCATTATCATTAACACCTTGCCCAAATGAATAGGAATCACCTAAAACAACGATATTATCTTTGTCATATACATTCGAAACACTCAAAGCTTTTCCGCGCGAGTGTTCCTCATTGGTTGTATAGGTAAATTTCCACCTACCCGGCATTTCATTCGTTATCACCTCATTTTTGGGCCAAATGATGCCATATTTCTCAGAATATTTTACTCTGGGCCCCATTATCACTTGAGGATAAAAATTGCGAACCAAAACTTCACCTAATACAGAAATTATAACGACTGTAAAAACACCTGTTAACAGTATAAATAAAACTCTTCTTCTTAAGCTTAATTCTTTTTTAACCATTTTCTTGTATTTTAACGATTTCTTAAGTCGTGATTATTTAATAAACTAGGATCTATCAGTTTTTCTTTTCTAAGTTTCACAATGCTAGTCCTATTCACTTCAACAGGCGTTTCTTTTTTAGTTAGCCCATTCATATTGGATCGTCTCCTATTCAAAGTATCTGAATTTAAAGCTTGAGTTCCCTTTTCTTTGGATTCTATTTTCGGATTTGAAAAAAGTAATAATTCATCTTCGGTTTTGTGATTGGTCGCATCTAACAATTCGTAAACAGAATTCTTCGATATGAACTCAGGGATCAATTCCTTCATTCTGGCTACGATCATCTCATTGTTTTCAACATTCAAATAATACAGAATTTTAGAAATGGCCGTATTCACTTCAGCATATTTATGAGGTCTGACCTGACCAATCATGATTTTATCATTGTGCGTAGGCAGCGTATTTTCATTAGTTGCCAGCAACTCTTCATACAATTTCTCACCTGGTCGCAGTCCTGTAAAATGGATCTGAATATCCACATTCAGTTTTAAGCCCGCCAAACGAATCATTTTCTTAGCTAAATCGAGGATTTTAACAGGTTCTCCCATATCAAAAACAAAGATCTCTCCTCCACGCCCCATGCATCCTGCTTCTAAAACTAACTGACAAGCCTCAGGAATAGTCATAAAATAACGGGTGATATCCGGGTGAGTTACCCGTACAGGTCCACCTTGTTCAATTTGCTTTTTAAACAAAGGAACAACTGACCCATTGGATCCTAAAACATTCCCAAAACGAGTCGTAATAAATGCGGTCTGAATATCACCACGCTGAGCCAAAGATTGAATATAAATTTCACATATTCGCTTTGAAGCCCCCATCACATTTGTTGGATTTACAGCCTTATCTGTCGAAATCATGACAAATTTCTCAATACCAAATTCAACGGATAAATCTGCCAAAATTTTAGTTCCACCCACATTTACGTTCAAAGCCTCATAAGGATTATCTTCCATCAATGGAACATGTTTATATGCTGCGGCATTAAAGACAATTTCAGGGGTAAAATGTTCAAAAATTCTTCTCATTCGTACCGAATTTGAGATGTCTCCAATCACCAATTCAAATGATGCTTTTTTGTATTTGGAATTAAGTTCCTGTTCCAAGTCATATAATGCAGATTCAGCCTGATCCAGAAGAACTAATTTGCCAATAGGAAATCGAAGTAACTGTCGCACAATTTCAGACCCAATGGAACCTGCCGCCCCTGAAACCAAAATTGTTTTACCAATTAAACTCTGACTAATTCGTTGCAAATTCAATTGAATTTCGTCTCGTCCTAAAAGGTCTTCAATTTTTACATCTCTAACATTTTTTGCAGGCATCTTACCATCAATCCAGTCATCAAATGCTGGTAATACTTTTACCTCCCAATTATTTTCTAAACAAAGCTCCGTTATTTCACTAATTTTCTCTTTCCTCATTTTAGACACAGCCAAAACAAGCATCGTCACCCCTTTTTTCATCCCATTTTTCAGGGCTTTAGGAAAACTGCTCACCTGAATGTCTCTCAAATGGGTAGCCCATTTATTTTTATCATCATCTACAAAACCAACAACTTCGTAATTCTCTTTTCTTTCTTTATTCAAAATTTCCAAAGCCAATAATCCCAGGTCACCTGCACCATAAATTATGGTTTTCTTAGTCTTTTCAACCTTTGAGAGATAAGCATATACTTCCCTTACCAATAGTCGAAAACCTGTGAGAAAAAATAAAGAGAATATAAACTGTAAAACTAAAACGAGATAAGGGACATGTATCACCCCTCCATCAAATACTTGATTAATGAAATCGAATATGAAAAGTAAGACAACCGCGCTGAAAGTCGTGTAAATCAAACGAATCAATTCACGAAGCTCGGTATGTCGGATAACCCCTTTATACGAACTGAAAATCAGAAAACAAAATGCGTAAACTCCTATACAACATCCTCCTGCAACCAAAAAATCCCAGACGCTTATATTGGGCAAATTGAAATTCAGACGAACGACATAAGCTATAATAAAAGCAAAAGACACCAGAAATAGATCAATGACAAAGATCCACCATGGGGAAAGAATACGTCTATTAAATAAATCAAACAACTTTTTTTTCATAATATAATAAACTAACAAGGAAGAACATTTTTTTCCCTCAATAAGGGAGCATGCTGAAAAGAACAAAATCTATAATCCCAAACAGAGTATCTGTCTGAATGACTACAAACGATGTCGAAATAGAGGGTAGAACAGAGTCTGATCTTATTATCAAACTCCGATGTATGTCTTAAAAATGAAATATATTCTTTAGAGTTTTGCTTATACGAACCAAATCCTCTTCGGTCATATTACTTCCTGAAGGAAGACATAAACCATGCTTAAATAAATGCGACGAAACGCCCGTCATATAAACAGGGTAATCAGAAAACACGGGCTGCGAATGCATGGGTTTCCAAAGTGGACGAGATTCAATGTTTTCTTTTTCTAAAGCCAAATGAATATCATCTCTTGTTATTCCACCAGTCATTTTAGGATCAACAACTATAGCTGTTAACCAATAATTGGAGAAAAAACTAGCATTCGGTTCCATTTGGAAATGGATTCCCGGCACATCCTTTAATAGGGATTTATACCAAGCATTTATCTCTCTTCGTTTTGTAACTCTATCGTCTAAAACTTCCATTTGTCCCCTACCAATACCTGCAACAATATTACTCATCCGATAATTATAACCTATTTCGCTGTGCTGGTAGTGCAGGGCTTTATCTCGAGCTTGAGTGGCTAAGAAACGTGACTTCTCAATTAAATTCAAATCATCAGAAATAAGAGCTCCTCCTCCTGATGTAGTTATTATCTTATTTCCATTAAACGATAAAACACCCAACTTTCCCCAAGTTCCCATCATCTTATTTTCCAGTTTGGAACCCAAAGCTTCTGCTGCATCTTCAATTATCGGGATAGAATAAAAATCAGCAATATCATGAATCTCTTTCATTTTAGCTGGCATTCCATACAAGTGAACTGGTATGATTGCTTTAGGTTTAATCCCTTTTGCAATTCTATCCTCGATAGCCTCTTTGAGAGCCACGGGGCACATATTCCATGTATCCATTTCAGAATCGACAAGCACAGGCTTTGCTCCAAGATAACAAATGGGGTTGATTGTTGCTGAAAAAGTAAAATCCTGAGCAATTACCTCATCTCCTCTTCCCACACCAAGGAGTATTAAAGCTAAATGAAGGGCTGCCGTTCCGGCACTTAAAGCAGAAGCGTAGGCCGACTGAGTATAGGCAGCTATTGATTTCTCAAATTCATCTACGTTTTGCCCTAGTGGAGCAACCCAGTTCAGATCATATGCCTGCTGCACATAAGCCATTTCACGGCCTCCCATATGAGGTGATGAAAGCCATATTCTATTCTGCATACAAATAAGTTTAAACTAAGTAAAAATGAATCGAGTCAGATGGAAATTTCTTTATCCATTTCTTCTATATAATGGGAAAAATTCGCACTTCTCATCTAAAACACTGCTATTATTAAGGAGTTCTTGTTTTTTAGATTCTACAAGAATGTCATATATTTCAGGATTGTATATTTTTTTACCGACGTAAAAAGGTAAGATTCTTTGAGGAGCAAAGGCCTTTTTGTAATTGAATAAACTATCCATGGGTTTATATCCCCCACCAAGAATATAATCCATTTTACCCGCATCAACTCCCCAATTAATGATTTGATATTTAATAAAATCATTGGGTCGATATTGAAAGGCATCGCTATCAGTTCCTGATAAAAATGAATAAATACGTTGATCAGAGATTAAAACCAAATCTGCTGACACAACTTTTTCATCTTTAATAGCAAGAAAATAAACAAAATTGCCTTTTAGCTTTTCATGGATCCGTTCAAAAAACTCTTTCTTAAAATAGTATTGGTTTTCAGCCTGCCGTCTATCCATTGTGGCATAATAGATATCAAGAAATGCATCAATATTTTCTCCGGTAAAATCTAATTCCAGGCTAATCCCACTCTTAAGCGCTTTTCGAACGTTATTTCTAACTTTAGCTTTGAATTCTTTCCAAATAGTATCTTTCCCCTTTCTTAAATCACAGACAACATTGTCATTATTGTATGAAATCTCTCCATTATACTGAACTCGACTCTGACTAAAAAGATCGAAGCGAATAAATTCACTAATCACATTTTGTGAAACAGCCCAATCACTAAACTTTAAATAAAACTCTTCAATTAAAGATTCAAAATTTCCATTACCTATCTGATACAAGCCTCCATAACCATATGGCGAAATAATATCACTATATGAGATACCATCCATATTTATATTAAGATCCTCAGAAAGGCTTCTCAAACAAAAAGGGTATATAACCATTTGATCATCCTTAGAAACCACAGCACACATAGCATGAGAATAATCATCAAATAGATTAAGATAATCAGGATGAGCAAATATTTCTTTCCCCTCCCATTGCCTCCAAATATTTAACCAAGTCAAATAATCACCTTCTATTTTAGCCGAAAGTATTTTCATCTTATTTTTTTCAGATAATAATTACGTATTGTTTTTTGTTTCCTTACTAAAGAAACCGTTCTAAAAAAATATTAAATTGAAACCAATCCTATTTGGTTCTAATAGATTCTCCAAAAGGCCAAAATTTGTTATTAGCAGGTTCATAATACCTAATAATTCGACCCGGATTTCCAACAACAATCGCGAAATCAGGCACGTCTCTTATAATCACAGCACCAGCACCAATGGTAGCCCAATTGCCGATCCTAATCCCCGGAAGTATTGTCGCTCCGGCACCTATTTGAGTCCCTTCTCCAACTTTCACATTTCCACATAAAGTGGCCTTGGGTGATATGTGCACAAAATCACCTAAACTACATTCATGATCGATTGAAGCTCCTGAATTAAGAATAACGTGCGAACCTACAACACAATCAACCTGAAGAATAACATTATGAAAAACGACTGTTCCTTCACCAATTTTTACGGTTGGTGAAATGCACGAGGATGGGTGGCAGATTGATCCAAAAAGATTTTTAACCTCTTCGACTATCATTTTCCGGATTTTATTGTCGCCTATAGCCACAATCAGGGGATGATTATGATTCTTTATTTTATACTCTCCCAAGAAAGGTAAATTCTTTAAACCTTTAGAATCCGGATTATCATCAAAAACCCCTCCCACTAATTCGTGGTTTGCTTCAATACATTCAGCGATGACTTTAGCATGTCCACTACCTCCGTACAATAAGTATTGTTTATTTTTAGTTACCATACCACTCCTCCATTATGTCTGAGTTTGCCGGACTTTCATCTTTACCTAGCAAAACATGAATAATTGTTTTGAATAATATCTTTAAATCGAGGCCAAAACTGACGTGATCTACATAATAAATATCTAACCTAAATTTCTCATCCCAGGAAATTGCATCTCGCCCATTAACCTGCGCCCAACCTGTAATGCCCGGCTTTAAATCATGTCGACGGGCCTGTTCTTTATTATATCGGGGTAAATATCTCATCACGAGCGGACGAGGACCAATTACACTGATATCCCCTTTTAACACATTTATGAGTTGCGGAAGCTCATCTATTGACGTTTTTCTGATTATTCTTCCTAAAGGCGTTAAGCGATCAGCATCAGGAAGTAAGTTTCCATCTGCATCCTTTTCATCAGTCATGGTTTTAAATTTGATGATGCGAAAAGGTTTTTCATGAAGCCCCGATCGTTCTTGATAGAAAATCGGATTGCCATCCCCTCTAAGAGCAAGCATTATGTACACAAATAAAAGAAGAGGCGAAAATAAAATAAGAAGAAACAATGCTAAAATAAAGTCCAAGACAGGCTTTATGAATGACACATACATAATTAAAAATATTAATATTTTATTTGAATTCCATAACAAAAATTTACAACAGGATATCAAAAACCTTTAAACGGTTTTCATCAATAAACTCCCTTATTGAATAAGCATAATGGATCTTTTTTCTTAAATTATTAATCTTAATATCCCAGGTCAATGTACTTACAATGAGATAATCATCACACAACTCCATAATAGTTCCTTCTTTTAAGTGAGATTTCGAGGATAATATCTGCATTTCAAAAACCTTAAACTTTTCTTTATTATAAAAGAAAAATGCACCTGGACTAGGATTCAACCCCCTTACTAAACAATAAATTTGATTAGCACTCAATGAATTCCATTTTATTCTCAAATCGTTTATTGTTGGATAAGAATAATAACTGGGAGATGCACCATTGACATTAAGATAACTAAGTGTGTTTTTCTGTATTAAAGACACGACTTCAACCAATAAATCCGATCCAATAGAAGCCAATCGACTAAAAAGAGTTCCCGCTGTGTCAACAGGCAAAATTTCAACTTCCTTTTGTGCAATAATCCTCCCCTCGTCAATTTTACCGGACATCTGATGAACTGTAACACCCGTTTTCTTCTCTCCATTTATGATACACCACTTGGATGCATTAGGCCCCTTATATTGGGGTAGTAGAGAATCATGAAGATTGATAGCTGCTCTTTTTGCTAAGTTTAATATTTCTTCGGGAATGATTAAATGAAAACCTGCAACTACAATTAAATCAAACTCAAGCTTCTTGAATAAATCATAAACATACTGACAGTTGATAAACCTTAAAGAATAACACTGTAAATGATTTTTTTTTGCAAAATCAGAAACAGAATATGTTTGAAAAACAGTATCATATTTGGTGACAACACCAACAATTTCAACCTCATCTGTACCAAGTAGCTTTTCCAAAGACCTTTGTCCAATTTCGTGTATGCCAAAAAAAAGAATTTTCATAAAAAACAAATCTTAGTACTCAGTTTAAGAGTAAATTCTACCTGATTTGTACTATTTAATTCCACCTCCCCTTTCATCATTTAAATCTTTTATAACTGATCTGGGATCAACACAGCTTCCGTCAGATAACAAGACCATTCTTATTGTTCTTAATAGAATTATACAATCATTTTTAAAAGTGATATCAGTGACATATTCAACATCCAAAGCCAATCTTGTGTCCCAGTCGAGAGTATTTCCCCCGTTGATCTGAGCTAAACCTGACATACCTGGTTTAACTGTATGCCTCAAATTTTCCTTTTTTGTATAATAAGGTAAATATCTGGGTAACAAGGGGCGTGGGCCAATTATACTGATATCCCCTTTTAACACATTTATGAGTTGAGGAATTTCATCAAACGATAGTTTTCGTATGATTTTTCCTATAAAAGTCAAACGATCTTTATCTGGTAATAAATCACCTGAACGATCTCTTTTATCTGTCATTGTTCTGAACTTGATGATCAAAAAATATTGACCTTTATAACCTGAACGCTCTTGTAAAAAAAATGGCCTATGGATACCTGTTAAAAGCAACAGGAAAAATATGATTAGAAAAATAGGTGAAAGTGCAATCAATAAGACAAACGCTATCGTAAAATCAAATATTGGCTTAAAATATCTTGAGTACATACAAAATCATCAACTATATTTTCAACAACTCATTATTCACAATTTGACTCATCCAAGATATATCAGAACCAGAATAACGAAAATCAATTGGGAGAGATAACATCCTCTTTGAAAAACCGATCACATCATCATTCGCCACTTCATTTCTTATCTCCCAAAGCACTGTCGAATAAATTTTATTCTTCTTTAATGCTTCTCTAATGGCATTTCTATCATGCATTGAGTTGAAGAGTAAAACAAGAGAAAAAGGTGATGCATGATTTTCACCTTTTAAAATCGTGCATTTTTCCTGAGATATAAGTTTAGCCAGCCTGATATAATTATCATATTTCTTTTGGATAATAGAAATCGGAATATTTTTGATCATTTCTTTGGAGACCGATGACAATGCCGGGCATTTACGACTACCTAATTTTTCTTCAGTACGACGAAATATCTCTAGAAATCCCTTTTTATCAACATTCCCTACAGAATCTAAATACATTTTCTTCATATTCATTGCCAAACAACGATCTTTAGAAAGTTTAGAATGATCAGAATATGAGATGGGTTCTTCAATGCATGAAATATCATTTTTAGTCGACCACAGGATACCACCGTCTGGAATGGGTATTGTTTTCCTTAATGAAGCAACACACCAATCGGCATTGCT
It encodes:
- a CDS encoding nucleoside-diphosphate sugar epimerase/dehydratase, which gives rise to MKKKLFDLFNRRILSPWWIFVIDLFLVSFAFIIAYVVRLNFNLPNISVWDFLVAGGCCIGVYAFCFLIFSSYKGVIRHTELRELIRLIYTTFSAVVLLFIFDFINQVFDGGVIHVPYLVLVLQFIFSLFFLTGFRLLVREVYAYLSKVEKTKKTIIYGAGDLGLLALEILNKERKENYEVVGFVDDDKNKWATHLRDIQVSSFPKALKNGMKKGVTMLVLAVSKMRKEKISEITELCLENNWEVKVLPAFDDWIDGKMPAKNVRDVKIEDLLGRDEIQLNLQRISQSLIGKTILVSGAAGSIGSEIVRQLLRFPIGKLVLLDQAESALYDLEQELNSKYKKASFELVIGDISNSVRMRRIFEHFTPEIVFNAAAYKHVPLMEDNPYEALNVNVGGTKILADLSVEFGIEKFVMISTDKAVNPTNVMGASKRICEIYIQSLAQRGDIQTAFITTRFGNVLGSNGSVVPLFKKQIEQGGPVRVTHPDITRYFMTIPEACQLVLEAGCMGRGGEIFVFDMGEPVKILDLAKKMIRLAGLKLNVDIQIHFTGLRPGEKLYEELLATNENTLPTHNDKIMIGQVRPHKYAEVNTAISKILYYLNVENNEMIVARMKELIPEFISKNSVYELLDATNHKTEDELLLFSNPKIESKEKGTQALNSDTLNRRRSNMNGLTKKETPVEVNRTSIVKLRKEKLIDPSLLNNHDLRNR
- a CDS encoding DegT/DnrJ/EryC1/StrS family aminotransferase; amino-acid sequence: MQNRIWLSSPHMGGREMAYVQQAYDLNWVAPLGQNVDEFEKSIAAYTQSAYASALSAGTAALHLALILLGVGRGDEVIAQDFTFSATINPICYLGAKPVLVDSEMDTWNMCPVALKEAIEDRIAKGIKPKAIIPVHLYGMPAKMKEIHDIADFYSIPIIEDAAEALGSKLENKMMGTWGKLGVLSFNGNKIITTSGGGALISDDLNLIEKSRFLATQARDKALHYQHSEIGYNYRMSNIVAGIGRGQMEVLDDRVTKRREINAWYKSLLKDVPGIHFQMEPNASFFSNYWLTAIVVDPKMTGGITRDDIHLALEKENIESRPLWKPMHSQPVFSDYPVYMTGVSSHLFKHGLCLPSGSNMTEEDLVRISKTLKNIFHF
- a CDS encoding GNAT family N-acetyltransferase, which encodes MKILSAKIEGDYLTWLNIWRQWEGKEIFAHPDYLNLFDDYSHAMCAVVSKDDQMVIYPFCLRSLSEDLNINMDGISYSDIISPYGYGGLYQIGNGNFESLIEEFYLKFSDWAVSQNVISEFIRFDLFSQSRVQYNGEISYNNDNVVCDLRKGKDTIWKEFKAKVRNNVRKALKSGISLELDFTGENIDAFLDIYYATMDRRQAENQYYFKKEFFERIHEKLKGNFVYFLAIKDEKVVSADLVLISDQRIYSFLSGTDSDAFQYRPNDFIKYQIINWGVDAGKMDYILGGGYKPMDSLFNYKKAFAPQRILPFYVGKKIYNPEIYDILVESKKQELLNNSSVLDEKCEFFPLYRRNG
- a CDS encoding acetyltransferase, whose translation is MVTKNKQYLLYGGSGHAKVIAECIEANHELVGGVFDDNPDSKGLKNLPFLGEYKIKNHNHPLIVAIGDNKIRKMIVEEVKNLFGSICHPSSCISPTVKIGEGTVVFHNVILQVDCVVGSHVILNSGASIDHECSLGDFVHISPKATLCGNVKVGEGTQIGAGATILPGIRIGNWATIGAGAVIIRDVPDFAIVVGNPGRIIRYYEPANNKFWPFGESIRTK
- a CDS encoding sugar transferase is translated as MYVSFIKPVLDFILALFLLILFSPLLLFVYIMLALRGDGNPIFYQERSGLHEKPFRIIKFKTMTDEKDADGNLLPDADRLTPLGRIIRKTSIDELPQLINVLKGDISVIGPRPLVMRYLPRYNKEQARRHDLKPGITGWAQVNGRDAISWDEKFRLDIYYVDHVSFGLDLKILFKTIIHVLLGKDESPANSDIMEEWYGN
- a CDS encoding methionyl-tRNA formyltransferase, producing the protein MKILFFGIHEIGQRSLEKLLGTDEVEIVGVVTKYDTVFQTYSVSDFAKKNHLQCYSLRFINCQYVYDLFKKLEFDLIVVAGFHLIIPEEILNLAKRAAINLHDSLLPQYKGPNASKWCIINGEKKTGVTVHQMSGKIDEGRIIAQKEVEILPVDTAGTLFSRLASIGSDLLVEVVSLIQKNTLSYLNVNGASPSYYSYPTINDLRIKWNSLSANQIYCLVRGLNPSPGAFFFYNKEKFKVFEMQILSSKSHLKEGTIMELCDDYLIVSTLTWDIKINNLRKKIHYAYSIREFIDENRLKVFDILL
- a CDS encoding sugar transferase encodes the protein MYSRYFKPIFDFTIAFVLLIALSPIFLIIFFLLLLTGIHRPFFLQERSGYKGQYFLIIKFRTMTDKRDRSGDLLPDKDRLTFIGKIIRKLSFDEIPQLINVLKGDISIIGPRPLLPRYLPYYTKKENLRHTVKPGMSGLAQINGGNTLDWDTRLALDVEYVTDITFKNDCIILLRTIRMVLLSDGSCVDPRSVIKDLNDERGGGIK